The proteins below are encoded in one region of Ciconia boyciana chromosome 31, ASM3463844v1, whole genome shotgun sequence:
- the RDH8 gene encoding retinol dehydrogenase 8, translating into MATPALRTVLVTGCSSGIGLAVAVRLAQDPQQRYQVIATMRDLRKKEKLEEAAGSALGKTLSIQRLDVCSDSSVAECMGNIPGGRVDVLVNNAGVGHVGPVESISVEEMKRIFETNFFGAVRMIKAVLPDMKRRQSGHIVVISSVMGLQGIVFNDVYAASKFAVEGFCESLAVQLLQFNVFVSMVEPGPVNTDFELKLMEEVSRSEFPGTDPATVRYFKDVYLPASHEIFATLGQSPAAVAEAIVNVIGARRPAFRTQTNRLYTPLVALKYADPSGDLSVRTYYRLLFDYGTLFHLSMGALRCLTCGCFRRRVTPL; encoded by the exons ATGGCCACCCCCGCGCTCCGCACCGTCCTCGTCACCGGCTGCTCCTCCGGCATCGGCCTCGCCGTCGCCGTGAGGTTGGCGCAGGACCCCCAGCAGCGCTACCAGG TCATCGCCACCATGCGGGACCTGcggaaaaaggagaaattggAGGAGGCAGCGGGATCGGCGCTGGGAAAGACGTTGAGCATCCAACGCCTGGACGTCTGCAGCGACAGCTCGGTGGCGGAGTGCATGGGGAACATCCCCGGGGGACGGGTGGATGTGCTGG TGAATAACGCCGGCGTGGGGCACGTCGGTCCCGTGGAGAGTATCAGCGTGGAGGAGATGAAGCGCATCTTCGAGACCAACTTCTTCGGGGCCGTGAGGATGATCAAGGCCGTTCTCCCCGATATGAAGCGGCGGCAGAGCGGTCACATCGTGGTCATCAGCAGCGTCATGGGGCTGCAGG GGATCGTCTTCAACGACGTCTACGCCGCCTCCAAGTTCGCCGTGGAGGGATTCTGTGAGAGCCTGGCCGTGCAGCTGCTCCAGTTCAACGTCTT CGTCTCCATGGTGGAGCCGGGCCCCGTGAACACGGATTTCGAGCTGAAGCTGATGGAGGAGGTTTCGCGCTCTGAGTTTCCCGGCACCGACCCAGCTACCGTGCGGTACTTCAAGGACGTGTACCTGCCGGCTTCCCACGAGATCTTCGCCACGCTGGGGCAGAGCCCCGCCGCCGTGGCCGag GCGATTGTGAACGTGATCGGAGCCAGGCGTCCGGCTTTCCGCACGCAAACCAACCGCCTCTACACGCCGTTGGTGGCCCTCAAGTACGCGGATCCCTCGGGGGACCTGTCCGTGAGGACCTACTACCGCTTGCTCTTCGACTACGGCACCCTCTTCCACCTCAGCATGGGCGCCCTGCGGTGCCTCACCTGCGGCTGCTTCCGACGTAGGGTCACCCCGCTCTGA